The following are encoded together in the Thalassolituus oleivorans MIL-1 genome:
- the thiC gene encoding phosphomethylpyrimidine synthase ThiC produces MAKLQSEYSLDTSAHLRDAPLSNQSFPGSHKIYVEGDGRSHNVKVGMREIELSPTIHANGRVEFNAKLRVYDTSGPYTDPKQIMDVYAGLQPLRNDWIESRGDTTELQQSTSEYARQREQNIALEALRLHRRRLSRRAISGANVSQMHYARRGIITPEMEYVAIRENLGLSYQSLEQAKSEHHSGQSFGACIPTMITPEFVRSEIAAGRAVLPCNVNHPESEPMIIGRNFRVKVNANIGNSAVTSSIPEEVDKMIWATRWGADTLMDLSTGDNIHETREWIIRNSPVPVGTVPLYQALEKVGGIAEDLTWEIYRDTLIEQAEQGVDYFTIHAGVRLAFIPMTAKRLTGIVSRGGSIMAKWCLAHHQESFLYTHFEDICAIMKAYDVSFSLGDGLRPGSIADANDEAQFAELRTLGELTKIAWKHDVQTFIEGPGHVPMNLIRENMEEQLKHCHEAPFYTLGPLTTDIAPGYDHITSGIGAALIGWYGCAMLCYVTPKEHLGLPNKEDVKQGLITYRIAAHAADLAKGHPAAQLHDNAMSKARFEFRWQDQFNLALDPDTARAYHDETLPKEGHKAAHFCSMCGPKFCSMKISQEVRATAEDNEEALKKKAEEFRQQGGEIYLSTPGQDEVLL; encoded by the coding sequence ATGGCTAAACTACAATCCGAATACTCATTAGATACATCTGCACACTTGCGAGATGCGCCGCTATCCAATCAATCCTTTCCGGGATCTCATAAAATATATGTGGAAGGCGACGGCCGCTCACATAATGTGAAGGTTGGTATGCGTGAAATTGAATTAAGCCCGACAATTCATGCGAATGGACGAGTCGAGTTCAATGCCAAGCTACGTGTTTATGATACCTCTGGCCCATACACCGATCCAAAACAAATAATGGACGTTTACGCAGGGCTGCAACCACTGCGAAATGATTGGATTGAGAGCCGCGGTGATACTACCGAACTTCAACAATCAACGTCGGAATACGCTCGTCAGCGCGAGCAAAATATCGCACTTGAGGCATTACGCTTGCACCGTCGTAGGCTGTCGCGGCGAGCAATTTCTGGCGCTAATGTGAGTCAGATGCACTACGCACGCCGCGGCATTATTACTCCCGAAATGGAGTATGTAGCGATCCGTGAAAATCTCGGGCTCAGTTATCAAAGTTTGGAACAGGCCAAATCTGAACATCATTCAGGCCAATCATTTGGTGCCTGCATTCCTACCATGATCACTCCCGAGTTTGTGCGCTCCGAAATTGCTGCAGGACGCGCGGTGCTGCCATGTAATGTTAATCATCCCGAAAGCGAACCTATGATTATAGGTCGTAATTTCCGCGTTAAAGTGAACGCTAATATCGGTAATTCAGCAGTCACATCGTCTATTCCTGAAGAAGTCGACAAAATGATTTGGGCAACTCGCTGGGGCGCGGATACGTTAATGGATTTATCGACTGGCGATAATATTCATGAGACTCGTGAGTGGATTATTCGCAATTCCCCAGTGCCTGTTGGTACGGTACCTCTGTATCAAGCTTTAGAAAAAGTGGGTGGTATTGCCGAAGATTTAACGTGGGAAATATATCGCGACACATTAATCGAGCAAGCAGAACAGGGGGTGGATTATTTTACCATTCATGCGGGAGTACGCCTTGCTTTTATCCCTATGACAGCGAAACGTTTAACTGGGATCGTAAGTCGCGGCGGTTCTATTATGGCAAAGTGGTGTTTAGCTCATCATCAAGAATCTTTTCTTTATACCCATTTCGAAGATATCTGCGCCATTATGAAGGCCTATGATGTGAGTTTTTCGTTGGGGGATGGTTTGCGCCCGGGGTCCATTGCCGATGCTAACGATGAAGCGCAATTTGCAGAGTTACGCACGCTAGGTGAACTAACGAAAATAGCGTGGAAGCACGACGTTCAAACCTTTATCGAAGGCCCTGGTCACGTGCCGATGAATTTAATTCGCGAAAATATGGAAGAGCAATTAAAGCATTGCCATGAAGCGCCATTTTATACGCTAGGCCCCCTGACCACTGATATCGCTCCTGGTTACGACCACATTACCTCTGGCATCGGCGCGGCATTAATAGGTTGGTATGGCTGCGCCATGTTGTGCTACGTCACACCTAAAGAACATTTAGGATTGCCCAATAAAGAAGACGTAAAACAAGGGTTGATTACTTATCGAATTGCAGCCCATGCCGCCGACTTGGCAAAAGGACATCCGGCAGCACAGTTGCATGATAATGCCATGTCGAAAGCACGGTTTGAATTCCGTTGGCAGGATCAATTTAACTTAGCCTTAGATCCCGATACGGCCCGCGCTTATCACGACGAGACGTTACCGAAAGAAGGTCATAAAGCAGCGCATTTTTGTTCTATGTGCGGGCCTAAGTTTTGTTCGATGAAAATATCTCAGGAAGTGCGCGCCACAGCAGAAGATAATGAAGAAGCGTTAAAGAAAAAGGCTGAGGAATTCCGTCAGCAAGGTGGAGAGATTTACCTATCAACCCCGGGCCAAGATGAGGTGTTGTTATGA
- a CDS encoding PaaI family thioesterase: MTFEQVLTAARNNKDYRALIESIPYAQLIGLQPVDQSQRTDGLSAPRFYLPKNPNNIGNPILPAIHGGVIGGFMEMSASLHLLMTMDSLAMPKIIDFSLDYLRAGRHQDTYAECQVWRQGNRVANVAITAWQNDIDQPIATARAHFLLV; encoded by the coding sequence AATAATAAAGATTATCGCGCCCTGATAGAGTCCATCCCTTATGCTCAGTTGATTGGTTTACAGCCGGTTGATCAAAGCCAGCGCACAGATGGCTTGAGCGCGCCGCGATTTTATTTACCCAAAAACCCGAATAATATCGGTAACCCAATTTTACCCGCGATACATGGTGGCGTTATTGGTGGCTTTATGGAAATGTCGGCGTCATTGCATTTATTGATGACGATGGACAGTTTGGCCATGCCGAAAATTATTGATTTTTCACTCGATTATTTACGGGCGGGCCGACATCAGGATACCTACGCTGAGTGTCAAGTTTGGCGTCAAGGTAACCGCGTGGCAAACGTCGCGATTACTGCTTGGCAAAACGATATTGATCAGCCTATTGCCACGGCGCGTGCGCATTTTCTGTTGGTGTAA